The following coding sequences are from one Sciurus carolinensis chromosome 11, mSciCar1.2, whole genome shotgun sequence window:
- the LOC124960383 gene encoding olfactory receptor 150-like isoform X2 → MAEGNHSTVTEFILAGLTDKPELQLPLFLLFLGIYVLTVVGNLGMITLIGLSSHLHTPMYYLLSSLSFIDFCHSTVITPKMLVNFVTEKNTISYAECMTQLYFFLVFVIAECHMLAAMAYDRYVAICSPLLYNVSMSNQVCSWMVVEVYSMGLIGATVHTACMLRLLFCKARIINQYFCDLFPLLELSCSSTFINELLVLCLSGFNILVPPLTILGSYILIIASILRIRSSEGRAKAFSTCSSHISAVILFFGSLAFMYLHPSSVSFNNQGKVSSVFYTTVVPMLNPLIYSLRNKDVKVALSKFLEKRSL, encoded by the coding sequence ATGGCAGAAGGAAATCATTCTACAGTGACTGAGTTCATCCTGGCAGGATTAACAGACAAACCAGAGCTCCAGCtgcccctctttctcctcttcctagGAATCTATGTGCTCACAGTCGTGGGGAACCTGGGCATGATCACACTGATTGGCCTCAGCTCTcacctgcacacacccatgtattACCTGCTCAGCAGTCTCTCCTTCATTGACTTCTGCCATTCTACTGTGATCACACCTAAAATGCTGGTGAACTTTGTGACAGAGAAAAACACCATCTCCTATGCTGAATGCATGACTCAGCTCTActtcttccttgtttttgttaTCGCAGAGTGTCACATGCTAGCTgcaatggcctatgaccgctatgttgCCATCTGTAGCCCCTTGCTTTACAATGTCAGCATGTCTAATCAAGTCTGCTCCTGGATGGTGGTTGAGGTATATAGTATGGGCTTGATTGGTGCAACAGTTCACACAGCCTGCATGCTTAGACTGCTTTTCTGTAAGGCTCGTATAATAAACCAATATTTCTGTGATCTTTTTCCACTACTGGAGCTATCCTGCTCCAGTACTTTTATCAATGAGTTACTAGTTTTGTGCCTCAGTGGATTTAATATCCTTGTTCCACCCCTGACTATCCTTGGCTCCTACATCCTCATCATTGCCAGCATCCTGCGCATTCGCTCCTCTGAGGGCAGAGCCAAAGCCTTCAGCACCTGCAGCTCCCACATCTCAGCAGTTATTCTCTTCTTTGGTTCCCTGGCATTCATGTACCTGCATCCATCCTCAGTCAGCTTCAACAACCAAGGGAAAGTATCATCTGTGTTTTATACAACTGTTGTGCCCATGCTGAACCCTCtgatctacagtctgaggaataaggatgtCAAAGTGGCCCTAAGTAAGTTTCTTGAAAAAAGAAGTTTGTGA
- the LOC124960383 gene encoding olfactory receptor 150-like isoform X1, whose product MDRNLSRNHSTVTEFILAGLTDKPELQLPLFLLFLGIYVLTVVGNLGMITLIGLSSHLHTPMYYLLSSLSFIDFCHSTVITPKMLVNFVTEKNTISYAECMTQLYFFLVFVIAECHMLAAMAYDRYVAICSPLLYNVSMSNQVCSWMVVEVYSMGLIGATVHTACMLRLLFCKARIINQYFCDLFPLLELSCSSTFINELLVLCLSGFNILVPPLTILGSYILIIASILRIRSSEGRAKAFSTCSSHISAVILFFGSLAFMYLHPSSVSFNNQGKVSSVFYTTVVPMLNPLIYSLRNKDVKVALSKFLEKRSL is encoded by the exons ATGGATAGAAATTTATCTA GAAATCATTCTACAGTGACTGAGTTCATCCTGGCAGGATTAACAGACAAACCAGAGCTCCAGCtgcccctctttctcctcttcctagGAATCTATGTGCTCACAGTCGTGGGGAACCTGGGCATGATCACACTGATTGGCCTCAGCTCTcacctgcacacacccatgtattACCTGCTCAGCAGTCTCTCCTTCATTGACTTCTGCCATTCTACTGTGATCACACCTAAAATGCTGGTGAACTTTGTGACAGAGAAAAACACCATCTCCTATGCTGAATGCATGACTCAGCTCTActtcttccttgtttttgttaTCGCAGAGTGTCACATGCTAGCTgcaatggcctatgaccgctatgttgCCATCTGTAGCCCCTTGCTTTACAATGTCAGCATGTCTAATCAAGTCTGCTCCTGGATGGTGGTTGAGGTATATAGTATGGGCTTGATTGGTGCAACAGTTCACACAGCCTGCATGCTTAGACTGCTTTTCTGTAAGGCTCGTATAATAAACCAATATTTCTGTGATCTTTTTCCACTACTGGAGCTATCCTGCTCCAGTACTTTTATCAATGAGTTACTAGTTTTGTGCCTCAGTGGATTTAATATCCTTGTTCCACCCCTGACTATCCTTGGCTCCTACATCCTCATCATTGCCAGCATCCTGCGCATTCGCTCCTCTGAGGGCAGAGCCAAAGCCTTCAGCACCTGCAGCTCCCACATCTCAGCAGTTATTCTCTTCTTTGGTTCCCTGGCATTCATGTACCTGCATCCATCCTCAGTCAGCTTCAACAACCAAGGGAAAGTATCATCTGTGTTTTATACAACTGTTGTGCCCATGCTGAACCCTCtgatctacagtctgaggaataaggatgtCAAAGTGGCCCTAAGTAAGTTTCTTGAAAAAAGAAGTTTGTGA